The proteins below come from a single Ochotona princeps isolate mOchPri1 chromosome 13, mOchPri1.hap1, whole genome shotgun sequence genomic window:
- the MSS51 gene encoding putative protein MSS51 homolog, mitochondrial isoform X3, with product MQCFCPVATDFSFSTAALHNIFHQILNIFLPPSLLIVCALYSIGIPLKSTLHLFSWGFDLPPFRTSVPSLGVTGQSMAPRSRRRRHKKPSSSVAPTIVTPPTVGTPAPVTLPKPGPSIDALGFFSLENNVPGLSQLILQKLNMKSYEEYKLVIDGETPGSGFGFRSPQEMFQRMEDTFRFCAHCRALPSSLPDSKVLRHCKRCRNVYYCDPECQRSDWPAHRKVCRELRLVAVDRLMEWLLVTGDFVLPSGPWPWPAEVVQDWDTWFSMRGSQLDTILNAVLGFHASVDLMEAWLPTLLLLRDYEIPTLITLYSHQELAASLQILADLGVHIIACGANPFTSLKPEQVYSNPNKQPVYCSAYYVTFLGSTCQLEKKSLEEAVDSVGLNS from the exons ATGCAGTGTTTTTGCCCTGTTgcaactgatttttctttttccacagcTGCTCTGCATAACATATTTCACcaaattcttaacatttttctccCACCTTCCCTGCTTATAGTTTGTGCTCTCTACAGTATCGGTATTCCTTTGAAATCTACTCTGCATCTTTTCTCGTGGGGATTTGATTTGCCACCTTTCAGGACCTCAGTGCCA TCTTTAGGAGTTACTGGACAAAGTATGGCTCCTCGATCCCGGAGACGAAGGCACAAGAAACCTTCTTCATCAGTGGCTCCCACAATTGTCACCCCACCCACagttgggacccctgcacctgtaACTCTCCCAAAACCTGGTCCTAGCATTGATGCCCTgggattcttctccttggaaaACAATGTCCCTGGCCTATCGCAGCTGATCCTTCAAAAGCTGAACATGAAAAGCTATGAAGAATACAA GTTGGTCATAGATGGAGAGACTCCAGGATCAGGCTTTGGGTTCCGAAGTCCTCAGGAAATGttccagaggatggaggacacatTTCGCTTCTGCGCTCACTGTAGAGCACTCCCCAGCAGCCTTCCAGATTCCAAGGTTCTCCGGCACTGTAAGAG GTGCAGAAATGTGTACTACTGTGATCCAGAATGCCAGAGGTCAGACTGGCCAGCACACAGGAAAGTTTGTCGAGAGCTTCGTCTTGTGGCCGTGGACCGTCTCATGGAATGGCTTCTGGTCACAG GTGACTTTGTCCTACCCTCAGGACCTTGGCCATGGCCAGCTGAAGTTGTACAGGACTGGGATACCTGGTTTTCTATGAGGGGTTCACAGTTAGATACTATACTGAATGCTGTGCTAG GTTTCCATGCCTCTGTGGATCTGATGGAGGCCTGGTTGCCCACCCTGCTGTTGCTTCGTGATTATGAGATCCCTACGTTGATTACTCTTTACAG CCACCAGGAGTTGGCAGCTTCTTTGCAGATTCTGGCGGACCTGGGTGTGCACATCATTGCCTGTGGAGCCAATCCTTTCACGTCCCTCAAACCCGAACAGGTGTATTCCAACCCCAACAAGCAGCCAGTCTACTGCTCTGCCTACTATGTTACATTTCTTGGCAGTACCTGCCAGCTGGAGAAGAAATCATTGGAAGAGGCAGTGGATAGTGTGGGTTTAAATAGCTAA
- the MSS51 gene encoding putative protein MSS51 homolog, mitochondrial isoform X1, which yields MQCFCPVATDFSFSTAALHNIFHQILNIFLPPSLLIVCALYSIGIPLKSTLHLFSWGFDLPPFRTSVPSLGVTGQSMAPRSRRRRHKKPSSSVAPTIVTPPTVGTPAPVTLPKPGPSIDALGFFSLENNVPGLSQLILQKLNMKSYEEYKLVIDGETPGSGFGFRSPQEMFQRMEDTFRFCAHCRALPSSLPDSKVLRHCKRCRNVYYCDPECQRSDWPAHRKVCRELRLVAVDRLMEWLLVTGDFVLPSGPWPWPAEVVQDWDTWFSMRGSQLDTILNAVLGSHAMNTLWASAGRPKPDPDVLQGSLKRLMTDALSRPLTLGLGLRTMRIDTGKPGGGTVHVVGASHVETFLTNPGDYDELGYMFPGHLGLHVIMVGVDVATGSLKSTPASTLKPGRVQLSGHRGLYHDFWEDQVETGKISYPDLVVAFHPGFHASVDLMEAWLPTLLLLRDYEIPTLITLYSHQELAASLQILADLGVHIIACGANPFTSLKPEQVYSNPNKQPVYCSAYYVTFLGSTCQLEKKSLEEAVDSVGLNS from the exons ATGCAGTGTTTTTGCCCTGTTgcaactgatttttctttttccacagcTGCTCTGCATAACATATTTCACcaaattcttaacatttttctccCACCTTCCCTGCTTATAGTTTGTGCTCTCTACAGTATCGGTATTCCTTTGAAATCTACTCTGCATCTTTTCTCGTGGGGATTTGATTTGCCACCTTTCAGGACCTCAGTGCCA TCTTTAGGAGTTACTGGACAAAGTATGGCTCCTCGATCCCGGAGACGAAGGCACAAGAAACCTTCTTCATCAGTGGCTCCCACAATTGTCACCCCACCCACagttgggacccctgcacctgtaACTCTCCCAAAACCTGGTCCTAGCATTGATGCCCTgggattcttctccttggaaaACAATGTCCCTGGCCTATCGCAGCTGATCCTTCAAAAGCTGAACATGAAAAGCTATGAAGAATACAA GTTGGTCATAGATGGAGAGACTCCAGGATCAGGCTTTGGGTTCCGAAGTCCTCAGGAAATGttccagaggatggaggacacatTTCGCTTCTGCGCTCACTGTAGAGCACTCCCCAGCAGCCTTCCAGATTCCAAGGTTCTCCGGCACTGTAAGAG GTGCAGAAATGTGTACTACTGTGATCCAGAATGCCAGAGGTCAGACTGGCCAGCACACAGGAAAGTTTGTCGAGAGCTTCGTCTTGTGGCCGTGGACCGTCTCATGGAATGGCTTCTGGTCACAG GTGACTTTGTCCTACCCTCAGGACCTTGGCCATGGCCAGCTGAAGTTGTACAGGACTGGGATACCTGGTTTTCTATGAGGGGTTCACAGTTAGATACTATACTGAATGCTGTGCTAGGTAGTCATGCCATGAACACCCTGTGGGCCAGTGCGGGACGCCCAAAGCCAGACCCGGATGTCTTACAGGGCTCATTGAAGCGACTTATGACCGATGCCCTGTCCCGGCCCCTGACGCTGGGCCTAGGGCTCAGAACCATGAGGATAGACACTGGGAAGCCTGGAGGAGGCACAGTTCATGTGGTTGGTGCTTCTCATGTGGAGACATTTCTCACTAACCCTGGAGACTATGACGAGCTTGGCTACATGTTTCCTGGTCACCTTGGCCTTCATGTGATCATGGTGGGTGTAGATGTGGCTACTGGTTCTTTAAAGAGCACTCCGGCTTCAACTTTGAAACCTGGCAGAGTTCAGCTTAGTGGCCACAGGGGCCTCTATCATGACTTCTGGGAGGACCAGGTAGAGACTGGGAAGATATCCTACCCAGATTTAGTAGTCGCATTCCATCCAG GTTTCCATGCCTCTGTGGATCTGATGGAGGCCTGGTTGCCCACCCTGCTGTTGCTTCGTGATTATGAGATCCCTACGTTGATTACTCTTTACAG CCACCAGGAGTTGGCAGCTTCTTTGCAGATTCTGGCGGACCTGGGTGTGCACATCATTGCCTGTGGAGCCAATCCTTTCACGTCCCTCAAACCCGAACAGGTGTATTCCAACCCCAACAAGCAGCCAGTCTACTGCTCTGCCTACTATGTTACATTTCTTGGCAGTACCTGCCAGCTGGAGAAGAAATCATTGGAAGAGGCAGTGGATAGTGTGGGTTTAAATAGCTAA
- the MSS51 gene encoding putative protein MSS51 homolog, mitochondrial isoform X2, whose amino-acid sequence MAPRSRRRRHKKPSSSVAPTIVTPPTVGTPAPVTLPKPGPSIDALGFFSLENNVPGLSQLILQKLNMKSYEEYKLVIDGETPGSGFGFRSPQEMFQRMEDTFRFCAHCRALPSSLPDSKVLRHCKRCRNVYYCDPECQRSDWPAHRKVCRELRLVAVDRLMEWLLVTGDFVLPSGPWPWPAEVVQDWDTWFSMRGSQLDTILNAVLGSHAMNTLWASAGRPKPDPDVLQGSLKRLMTDALSRPLTLGLGLRTMRIDTGKPGGGTVHVVGASHVETFLTNPGDYDELGYMFPGHLGLHVIMVGVDVATGSLKSTPASTLKPGRVQLSGHRGLYHDFWEDQVETGKISYPDLVVAFHPGFHASVDLMEAWLPTLLLLRDYEIPTLITLYSHQELAASLQILADLGVHIIACGANPFTSLKPEQVYSNPNKQPVYCSAYYVTFLGSTCQLEKKSLEEAVDSVGLNS is encoded by the exons ATGGCTCCTCGATCCCGGAGACGAAGGCACAAGAAACCTTCTTCATCAGTGGCTCCCACAATTGTCACCCCACCCACagttgggacccctgcacctgtaACTCTCCCAAAACCTGGTCCTAGCATTGATGCCCTgggattcttctccttggaaaACAATGTCCCTGGCCTATCGCAGCTGATCCTTCAAAAGCTGAACATGAAAAGCTATGAAGAATACAA GTTGGTCATAGATGGAGAGACTCCAGGATCAGGCTTTGGGTTCCGAAGTCCTCAGGAAATGttccagaggatggaggacacatTTCGCTTCTGCGCTCACTGTAGAGCACTCCCCAGCAGCCTTCCAGATTCCAAGGTTCTCCGGCACTGTAAGAG GTGCAGAAATGTGTACTACTGTGATCCAGAATGCCAGAGGTCAGACTGGCCAGCACACAGGAAAGTTTGTCGAGAGCTTCGTCTTGTGGCCGTGGACCGTCTCATGGAATGGCTTCTGGTCACAG GTGACTTTGTCCTACCCTCAGGACCTTGGCCATGGCCAGCTGAAGTTGTACAGGACTGGGATACCTGGTTTTCTATGAGGGGTTCACAGTTAGATACTATACTGAATGCTGTGCTAGGTAGTCATGCCATGAACACCCTGTGGGCCAGTGCGGGACGCCCAAAGCCAGACCCGGATGTCTTACAGGGCTCATTGAAGCGACTTATGACCGATGCCCTGTCCCGGCCCCTGACGCTGGGCCTAGGGCTCAGAACCATGAGGATAGACACTGGGAAGCCTGGAGGAGGCACAGTTCATGTGGTTGGTGCTTCTCATGTGGAGACATTTCTCACTAACCCTGGAGACTATGACGAGCTTGGCTACATGTTTCCTGGTCACCTTGGCCTTCATGTGATCATGGTGGGTGTAGATGTGGCTACTGGTTCTTTAAAGAGCACTCCGGCTTCAACTTTGAAACCTGGCAGAGTTCAGCTTAGTGGCCACAGGGGCCTCTATCATGACTTCTGGGAGGACCAGGTAGAGACTGGGAAGATATCCTACCCAGATTTAGTAGTCGCATTCCATCCAG GTTTCCATGCCTCTGTGGATCTGATGGAGGCCTGGTTGCCCACCCTGCTGTTGCTTCGTGATTATGAGATCCCTACGTTGATTACTCTTTACAG CCACCAGGAGTTGGCAGCTTCTTTGCAGATTCTGGCGGACCTGGGTGTGCACATCATTGCCTGTGGAGCCAATCCTTTCACGTCCCTCAAACCCGAACAGGTGTATTCCAACCCCAACAAGCAGCCAGTCTACTGCTCTGCCTACTATGTTACATTTCTTGGCAGTACCTGCCAGCTGGAGAAGAAATCATTGGAAGAGGCAGTGGATAGTGTGGGTTTAAATAGCTAA